In Dermacentor albipictus isolate Rhodes 1998 colony chromosome 6, USDA_Dalb.pri_finalv2, whole genome shotgun sequence, the following proteins share a genomic window:
- the LOC139047081 gene encoding uncharacterized protein, with product MCEVVNSCSHLESLAFKVLDFEKESGIKTSLFGTSLDLDRHHLTTLDVADLLMSPSQSELVRALASNLKLARVNVKGVLLTKDDFKRLAYGASKSLNLTEFAMTPACVFTARYGEAHGALKCCLVHRANAWTGESIENIALADILEATRRNASAVLAAAKFVLREEDGVEAARSIELMHDHPRLLEMVSEGADVTKAAAKEMISSALLRVRHLSLDEFMRMTGVVKKTAECLADPGTRRQLCDLNLECWLHIRRFLKIADVLQPRADLCENGWK from the exons ATGTGCGAGGTGGTCAATTCTTGCTCGCATCTCGAGAGTCTGGCTTTCAAGGTTCTGGATTTCGAGAAGGAATCGGGAATTAAGACGAGTTTGTTTGGGACATCACTGGATCTAGACAGGCATCACCTGACGACTCTCGACGTGGCCGATCTTTTGATGTCCCCTAGTCAG TCTGAACTGGTGAGAGCGCTGGCCTCCAATCTCAAACTAGCAAGAGTCAACGTCAAGGGAGTTCTGCTGACCAAGGACGACTTCAAGCGGCTCGCGTATGGTGCCAGCAAGAGCCTAAACCTCACAGAATTCGCCATGACTCCCGCCTGTGTCTTCACTGCCAGGTATGGGGAAGCGCATGGAGCATTGAAGTGCTGTTTGGTCCACAGGGCCAATGCCTGGACGGGAGAATCCATCGAGAACATCGCACTGGCCGACATCTTG GAAGCGACCAGACGGAATGCCTCCGCCGTCCTTGCGGCAGCTAAGTTCGtgttacgcgaggaagatggCGTCGAAGCCGCTCGTTCTATCGAGCTGATGCACGACCATCCTCGTCTGCTCGAAATGGTGAGCGAAGGCGCTGACGTCACCAAGGCCGCCGCCAAGGAGATGATCAGCAGCGCCCTGCTTCGTGTTCGCCACTTGAGCCTCGACGAGTTTATGCGAATGACCGGCGTCGTCAAGAAGACGGCGGAATGCCTTGCTGATCCTGGAACCAGGCGTCAGCTCTGTGACCTGAACCTCGAATGCTGGCTTCACATTCGCCGCTTCTTGAAGATAGCGGACGTTCTGCAGCCTCGAGCCGATCTATGTGAAAATG GCTGGAAGTAA